A segment of the Bactrocera neohumeralis isolate Rockhampton chromosome 3, APGP_CSIRO_Bneo_wtdbg2-racon-allhic-juicebox.fasta_v2, whole genome shotgun sequence genome:
ATAAACTTCGCGGGAAACTTAATGAATATATAATGCTCAGGGTAATGAAATCAATCCAGACATTCACCCAGCCCGAATATATCCGCTCTGGTTACGTATACACGTTCGTCGCAGGAACGGTTATACATTAACTCGTCCGATCTCCGAAAGTACAGCACTTgaccggataaaatccgggtcaattcgGGTAACTTAGAACCAGCTGTTGTGGGAATCGTAACTTCAGCTGTATTTGCTCTCCATTAttgattattaataaattattttggcgttcatttttacttttgtagcattttattttgttcattagCATTTTTTcggtttataatttttttttttttaatatttagaaatggaaattttgcagTACCTATTGCCCTCGtaaattttttagtaactatagTTTTTTGTAAACTACGCTTTAGCATCagtgacatacatacaaacaagcggaattaacaaaaacaataaatatatttaaaatacttaagtCATTAAAATCTAAAGAAatcattcaaatttaaaatgttttaagtattttaaatcGAGTTTAATGTTTTCGAATTCCGGTTGAACGCAGTTTTCATACACATTCTGtagtacaaatatttaatacttgaTTCGTGCCTGCACTTGTGACAATTAATTGCAAAAACCTCATTATACACACAATTACTATGACTTATATAAGCATTTAGTTGACTATTTCGTTTAGTTTCGTctcttataaatatgtatgtatgttatatttttatatgtaagtaGCTTAAAGCCTCCACTATGTCAGATAGTCGTACTTATGACTTGAGtataaaattactaataatGGGCGCCACTCGCTCTGGCGTTACCAAATGCAAGTGATGCGTGCCAGGTACTTTCTCGAATATCACCAATTTTGCATGCTTTCGCATCGTTTCAATTACTTCCGCATAGAATTGGGGATTTTGGAAATTCATACCAGGTTCAGCGCGTATATTGAGTACTTTACAGCGTATCTGCTTGGCATAGGCCAGTACTTGCTCCATTGTGAACATGCCCAGTAAACTCACTTTCAAGCGTAAATCTCGGACGAAATTAAAGCCATCTTTCTGCACCTCCGGTGGCACTGGCGCCATGCCACGTCGCATTAACACTTTGACGGACTCCTCATCCACCGAACCATCATAGGCATCTAAAACTAATTTGATCATCTCTTCATAACTATAGCATGGTAGTTTTTTTAACGGTAAATTTTCATAATCCAGAAATTTATCTAAAGCCCAGCCAGTAGTGGCTGCCATACGTTCGATATCACGCACTGTCGGTCCAGCTATATCAATGTTGATAAGTTTATCTACTTCTTCAGGAAAGCTAGCTGCATACATGAATGTGAGGGCGCCACCCATTGAATGACCCAACAATGTAACATTTTCCCAGCCATAGAGACGCACAATGCGCCGTATTAGACAAATGCCATCCCAAAAGATGAAATACTGCATGCCCTTGGGATAATGTGAAGATTTGCCATGTCCTGGTAGATCAATGCAGAGTATTGGAATGTGTGCGGGTAGCAGTGGACACAGGCGATCGAATGTGCCGGCATTGTCTTGCCAACCATGAAACGCTAGTACGGGCTGACGATTACGTGGACCCCACCATTTGCCTGCAAGTGGCGATAGGAATGTAATACACACATTTTTAtcgatacttttttttttgattatgaaactttcacatacaaaaaaaatttaacgcaacacaaatttttttttctttgcaaaaaaacaaaataaaataaaataaaaaaaacaaaaaaaaaaaataaataaaaaacttaataataatattaaaaaaaaattattaattaaacaaaaaattaaaaaaaaaaaaataagatgaatttataaaaaataaaaataatataaaaaattatacaaattagaaaaaataaataaataataaaataaaaaacattaaaaaacttaatataaaaaagatttaagtaaaaacattaaaattgtttttattaattaaacaaactatggaaatttaatgaaaaataaaaaaaatataaaatataaaaaaatataaaaaaaatataaaaaaatataaaaaataaaaaaaaaatataaaaaggaaaaatatacaaaaaaattatacaaatttaaaaaaaatataaaaaagtattttatatattaattgatatataaaaatttaattaaaaaatagaaaaataaaaaaaaaatataaagaaaccaaaaaaactttttaatataaaataataaaaaccatcTATTTAAGCTTGAGTTtactatttacattttttttacattattacgtcattttttaatttatttttattcatttgttatttgtatttgcgcgacaaataagaaaatatgtagtatagattagtaaataattttaacactTTACCTTACAACTATTGACACATTAACGTTTCGGAAAACACTGTTAACACTCCCTAAAATGACCTTTGAACGCCTAACTATTATGCGTAATATGACAAAGAAAATCACTGAGTTGCTTATCAACATTTTCGGAACGATAAAGAAAGATTATTAAGCGCAcctgtatatatacttatagcaataaagtatttatgaatagatatgaaattttgattACTTTACTATTGCATAGTCATGTTTTGGCTAATAATATGCAACTGTGACACAAAAACCAGTTTTACCTTTTCGCAACAACGAAATGAaaccaatacatatgtatatatatttcacgGATTAAAGTAAATAGCAATCCAAACCAAAAAGGCGctgttaattttcaaattttatcacTGAACACCGTTTTTAATCAAACAAATGTCGTTACGGACAAATGACTAATACCATAGTCTGGCTATTATCAGTATAAATAGTATAGCACCATTCAAAAAATATCAAGaatgtgaaaataatcaatgcatatgtatgcaagcacatttgtatatatattttttgttgtacatatTCAGTAAAAAGCGGACAttagaaacaataaatttttttcgtagtGTTTTAACTCAGCAAAAGCTGAAAAACTTATTAAACTTAAGCGGAAATATGACTTACAATCGAATGACTATTGCAAATTTATAAAGTCTACGCgattgcaaatattatatttaagcaaTACATTAAAAACAgggcattttatatttataaaagccGCCCGCTTCATTTCTTTAGTATATATGACtttctaaatgtataaatttaacataaattaaattatcagGCGTTTCTAATcgatttgtttacatatattggAGCTTAACACTTTATATTCATTTGTCGCaggtggaaaaaataaaaaaatacatgaaaCTAGTCTGGTTGTAAACGCGATTTGATTAGTATCGACACGAATGTAtgcatttttaaactaaaatgcTTATCTAAACTCAAATCAATCCCACACTTTAGATAACAAGATAACATACCAGCTACAGTACCCCATGGTACATCAATGGTGATTTCTTCCCATGAATCGTCATCTCTGCAGGGGCCGTTGCCATCTGtaagcaataacaaaattacaataGACGTCCGCCAGTAATGATATTACAAAATCTTGCAAACTCATTCGCCAAAATCAGAGCTTAGACCGCTGACGCAAaggcaacatacatacattgtgcaCATGTATCGCAAGAGCGTGTGGCGTAATATTTACTATTGTGctcatgcacatacatacttataagttatggaatatgtatgtatgcacggtagacataataaaataaatatgcgatagcttttttttcttttaagagcACAGCTGTTTGGCGGATGCCGCAGCTTTCTTGCACATacgcatattttaaataaagtacatGAATTAAACGTGTATTAAATGCATTCACGGTCGTTTCCGCAAGCACGGATTTTCATTAAAAAGCTCTTTGACACCTCACTCATTAAagtatttcgattttttaatttatacactAACTTGTTTTTGCCGTTGTGGCTGCATTTCCATTTGTACTAGTGCTTGCACCATTCAAATCAGCTGAAGCCGCGCTTGAGTTGTTCGAATCCATTTTACgtactttttgttatttctttaaacGTACAATGCTACTGAAAGGCAACGGCTGCGGCTACACTCCAATAAACTGCAATTCCCCAAAGCGATTCCAAAGCGTTCGTTGCTGTGAAAGCCAAAAATTTGCtttgacaaaaaaaactttctgaTTGACACAGAAAACATAGAAAATCAGCTGACAACTAATGTTGCCATATGATTTCAAAATTAGCTGTCAAATGTGAAGTGGCCAGATCAACGATAGATGAGCGTGTTATGGGaactttttttatagatttattgATCAGTtctagtataaaaaaaaacttttaaaataaaaaaatgaagtcCAGAGGAATATAATACCAATGCAAAGTGTTCGGATACACGATACAATTGATATAAATGGTTATTTTTACCtcattgatatttttaaatcaatatctacatataaaGTCTATAATGACAATAATATGTACTATCCCACTTATTCTGAAGGTGAACAAATTCTGTTTCTAATGCTATATATGCCCCACACTCGGCGAACGCCTAAGTATATTTCACCTTCTCTAACAGAcctcaaattcaaattttgtccTCAATCAGTGTCAGAGCACTATTACGTGGAAGGCTGTCAGCAAAGTGCCGAGAATTTGTAATGCCTTTCCTATTTCATAaacaaaatatctcaaaaataatgtaaaaaaattccaTTCGGCATGATTCAACAGAAAATACTGGGGTAAGCTACCGAATCTTGTAAGCTTTGAAAACATGTCTTCATTGAAAATCAACTGTcaacataaaataattagtttCCACAGCTTAACAtatcataaattattatttagaaGTCTGCTACAGAACCGGAGACGAAAATTCTGCAAATGTTCCATAAATACGTGGCGCGTTCAATCTTATTTGCGGTTCAGCCGCAAGCAATTCGAAACGGAATATTTAAGCGCGGCTATGAGTCCACTAGAGCTGGTCCACCAAAATATCCAATAAGCAATCTTGATTTCATTCTACTCGGTGGAGGTTTCATCTTTACCATCTGCATAATGCCAATCTGGGGCTTAAAGCAGATACCGAAATGGTCGGAAATTCacaattcatcataaaatatttgtatatatttataagaaattggtacccaataaatttaattattgagaaGTAATATTTGTTTGATTCAGCAAGGGACATCTAATTTTTCTTGATTACAGAAAATTTCACTTGACTGGACCTAGAGCTCATGCCTACCGGGCCAGTTATTCACGTTTTTTGAAGCCGATAAATGTTGCAGGGACTACAGCTTAGACGGTTTGATTGAAAAAATGGGTTTGTAACCCgaatttgtattatattttaaggaTAGGTTAAAAAGAAATTACCACAAATAAGTTATGGTTAGACCGAGCGACTTTGCACGTCATTGGAGCTCCTAAACACGTTTGAAGTCTCTTGGTTGCGGACTCAAGTTGCGCAACGCGTATGTGTGTGGTGACTTCAGGGTTCTCAGCTAAAAAAATAACGACAACTTCTCATTCCATATTGCTTAATATACCATAGTAAGGTTTCACAGTTTTAGTAAGCTTTTCCAGCTGTCCGTCTAAAAATACCAAGCAATTACTCCGTTATTTGGTACCCACATAATTCTCTGCCATAACAGTAAATATCATTAAATATTCTATCAGTGAGGCATCAAAACGGAtgatgatccaagtagaggtacttttttcaaagcctttttttaaatcacacgtgagtcgtgtcaagctgtcatgtcatttttgttccgtattgtttggcatttcatcatggaaagacttacgcctgaacaatgttGACAAAGCCTTCAACTTTATTAAGAAAGAatcccaagcgacattgcttcgtTCTATAGGCtcatgaaaagttccaaaaagatctgGTAACCTATTACTtcatgtctgaaattgaagcttgtgatctcggcgacatttggtttcaaccagGCGGCGTCACTCTTCACACATCGcgtcaatcaatggatttattaagagcgcatttcggtgagcagataattttggTTTTGGGCCGATGGAtgggccaccaagatcgtgcaATATCAGACCGTTTACtgtgggatatgtaaagtcgcTTCGATTCAGGGGTTGGGGCTTGCCTTTCgccagtcgaaatactcgaatgagtcatcgaaaattggactcaccggatggatcatctgagacgagccgcggtcaacatttgaattattatttaatcTTCTTCAAACAAAAGCCAAAGAGAATggtcttttgaatgataatacatattgttcattaaatttgaagtttctgtgttcttTAAAAACGTAGGGAATATCGAAATGTATCACCCTATATGCTGGTATACATATAAAGGGCCCGtttcttattttgtttcatATATAATGAGTTCCTAGAAGTACCATTGACTGCCGATGTGAACTTTACAAAGATAATTCCGAATATTAGGATTTGATTAAGAAGTGCTTTCCctggaaaaaaaagttataataaaatttttactaaaaaaaagtgtattttgcCCAAAGGTTTTGCATTAATTCGATAAACCGCATCggtcaaaatttcgatttatgtATCTAACACCTATAGAGagctattattataattaagttATAAACACCATATTACAGTAATTATTACTGAAGCTAATGTATACCACCAAATAATTTCTCACTGTGTATATTCTTATTAAACTAATTGCGATCCTTGTGTCGTTCAGGTTGATTGAATAGATATTATCGCGCATTGTTTTCAACTGATAgctcaatatttttgttgttgttatattattatctaGCACTTGTATAAcaataatttcattcgtattaAGTCGTGTGTAAATTATCCGAACATAAAATTAGATTAAGCATAATGTCCTATAAGCGAATATAACAGTGAATTGTGGAGAGTATAGTTGAGTGGTCGCAAGTCGGAGTAAATTAACGGAAAATGAATTTATTGCTGCAAATTTTTTCATTGGTAAATTATAAAAGGAGCAAggaaattatataatacattataaataaaaataataattgcttTATTAAACGTTAGAGtgtacaaaaaacaataattaccaGCAAGTAGCATACAGGATACGAGTGACCGATATGTTGTAAAATTATTTCGATAACCTAAGACTATGGATATCTTTAAATTCGTATATTCGACTGCGGATAATAAATATAATCGGGTTTGACTTACAAAAAGTGTCAGTGAATGTGGAGAATGTGACAGCAAAACTATTGAGAGAGGCATGGTGTACTCATGTTCTcttcttgttgtttttagtCGCAATTGTTATAATTTTCGAGTTTAACTAACAGGTCATTTCAAAAGACCCCGGCCTTCTGTAGTAAACcacatttttttagcaaaattgcttttcgttttgctttaaaatagacTTCAGTTTCGGCGACCAGCCcatcattcgacgaaaatttcttctagCGAGGTTTTAATTTGAGACCTGAGagcaggaaatagtcgctgccACTCGGTTGACTATCGATTAGACTGCGgggtgaaatgatggagccatgtttcatccttTGTCAGATATCGACGAAAAAACTGGGGCTTGAACCTCTCCAAACACAGCTCCGAATCACCaatttgtcgttttttttttttgtcaagagTGAGCTCGTGCGCCGCACACTCCGCACAGAACTTTCACATAatcaaatattcgtgaatgatacgATCTACAAGGTTTGTTCCAAAGTAAgcagaactttttgaatctagctccCCCTGATggcaccatctatatgtcgtctggtgcattagaatctgctatctttatcgattgtccagtgagaatttcatgacatttcattgattggaagtgaagttattgcgttttaagtgtcagtatgtttgtgttatcggtgcgaaaatgagcttcgaacaaatagccaacattaaatttttttttttaaattggtaaaacttttaccgaaacgtttcaattgatgaaacaagtttatggcgatgattgcttatcccgtagcagagtgcacgagtggtttcaacgttttcaaagtggtcgtgaggacataaatgacgatcaacatgtgggccaagcaaaatccgtgatcaccggaaattccatcgaaattgtgcgtgaattcatcaaaaatcagccgaaattcatggaaatggaactgaaaatctccaaaatatcgatttattgcattttgaccgagcatttgggcttacgaaaggtgtgtgcacggtttgttccgcacaaattgtctgacgaccaaaaattgctcagagtCCAAAATTCGGaggaccgattatttgaccaaaaatcacattttaaccattaaccactccccgtattcacctgatatggcaccgtgcgacttcttccttttcggaaaaatgcatttgcccatgaaaggaaagcgttatgcagacgtagaggccattcaaaaggcttgcaccggcatactggcggccataccggccaacgagccaaaacactcgttcgacatgcttttggatcaTGCAAAagactgtattgaagcagaaggagactattttgaataaaataaattgatt
Coding sequences within it:
- the LOC126752831 gene encoding probable serine hydrolase codes for the protein MDSNNSSAASADLNGASTSTNGNAATTAKTNGNGPCRDDDSWEEITIDVPWGTVAGKWWGPRNRQPVLAFHGWQDNAGTFDRLCPLLPAHIPILCIDLPGHGKSSHYPKGMQYFIFWDGICLIRRIVRLYGWENVTLLGHSMGGALTFMYAASFPEEVDKLINIDIAGPTVRDIERMAATTGWALDKFLDYENLPLKKLPCYSYEEMIKLVLDAYDGSVDEESVKVLMRRGMAPVPPEVQKDGFNFVRDLRLKVSLLGMFTMEQVLAYAKQIRCKVLNIRAEPGMNFQNPQFYAEVIETMRKHAKLVIFEKVPGTHHLHLVTPERVAPIISNFILKS